The Euwallacea similis isolate ESF13 chromosome 13, ESF131.1, whole genome shotgun sequence genomic interval ACGTCTTCAAAGAAGTCTCCCAGTCCTAAAGAATAAGCTTGGAATTGCAAGTTTGTGTATTGCCCCCCGGGGATTTCGTTGCTATAAACATCAGCATTGCCGCTCTTCATCGTGGTGGTGCACTCGAATGGCGCGTAAAGGGTTCTGGTTTGTTCCCAGTAAGCTGAATATTCGGATATCTggtaaagaaaaatgtgaagGTCTAGAAAGAGAAATGAACAGCTGGACGACTCAAAACGAACCccaaaaatgagaaaatctTGCAATTTGGAGTGCCAACATTGAAATGCTGCGAATGGTTACTCGAGCAAgcgaacaaataaaaatcttttagtCATTGCGAGAAAAATGTGGCACCATGGCAATATTGATATGATGTCACATTACCAAATTTAGAGGCGTTTTAATTGGCcagttctaaaaaaaaaacaagccAAGCCAATGGGACATATCTAAAGCCCAAAAAAGCAATATGGCAACATTGTCCATACAATGACAGTTGCCGCCAGTAACTAGGCTTACTGTAAGATAAAAACGTTCTTGCCATATTGCGACTCTCTAGGGAGTATTTAAGTTTTcctggtttaaaaattttaagtttttctcaCATGTGGTAGTTGCAAATTAGTATCCAAAGGCGTGCCCTGGAGAGAGGCTACAATGGCGCCCATGCTGGGTTGCGATGTCATTCCAGACATTGCGTCAACAGCTACATCCACGACATCAGCTCCAGCCTCAGCACAAGCCAACATCGAAGCCACTCCAGCTCCGCTGGTGTCGTGAGTATGAATATGGATTGGAATGTCGGGATGCTTATCACGTAGAgctttaattaataatgtggCAGCTTTGGGCTTAAGAAGTCCGGCCATGTCTTTGATGGACAACACATGGGTGCCAGCCTTGACGAGCTCATCAGCGAGGTTCACATAGTATTTGAGATCATATTTCTTCTTGTTCGGATTGCTCACGTCTCCAGAATAGGATATAGCTGCTTCTACAATTCCTCCAGCTTTACCCGCGGCCTCCATGCCCAGAATCAAGTTGGGCAGATAGTTCAAGGAGTCAAACACCCTGAATATGTCCATACCAGTTTGCACCTAAAAAGATCGTGAACTTAGAATTCTGTAATTGGTTTTGATAGAGTACTCACAGCAAGTTCACAGAACTTATAGACGACGTTGTCAGGGTAGTTAGTGTAGCCAACAGCATTGGCTCCTCTTAACAGCATTTGGAAAGGAATGTTGGGGATGCGCTTACGCATTTCTTCGAGACGCTCCCAGGGGCATTCGTGCAAGAATCTTAGTTAAAGTCAAAACTCATTAAAGCCCTTTCCAGACCCTTAGAGCTTACCTTAGAGCTACGTCGAAAGTGGCTCCTCCCCAATTCTCCATGGCGTACAAGTTACTGAAATTATGGGCGACGTAAGGGGCGATTCTAAGCAAATCGTGGGATCGAACACGAGTTGCCAGAAGGGATTGATGGGCATCACGGAATGTGGTGTCCATAAGCAAAAGGCCTTTGTGGTTTCGGACTGCTTTGGCGAAGGCTTCTGGGCCTTGTTCTTTGTAAATTTGGCGGAAACCTTTACGAGGATGTACATCTATTTGAGGGTAgagaaaattatcattaagGAGGACTTGaacgatttgaatttttctgtGCTTTGAAGATGATAACTGCCAATAATCTTTATTGACAATTACGCTTAAAACACATCAGTTATTTCAGGCGGTATGAGGTACTAAGCACATTGAATACGTTATCGCAAGCAATTTCACTAAAACCCAATAAGTAAGTCAAGTGAATTGCCAGTGGACATTCCattaagggccaaattattaatttgctaaCAACTGCTGGGGAgattaattttcatagaaaccaAGAAACTGGCTTGCCCTGATGTGTGTCCTgtatttcaatgaatttaCCCCGTACACATTTTTTACTGCATTTTCACATACGTGAAATTTTAGCCTTTTGAATATCCCTTCAGTAAATATGTTCGAAGTACCTTTAATGTTAGTGTGTATTGAGCATAACTTGGTTATTAAACTACTACTCTAGCTTGGTTATTAAAGCTATGATTCTTGACTTAAATTAAACCCTCATACAGCAGgaatgcaaaatttcaattaaccATACAAAAATTCGATACTTACAATACATGcacagaataaaaaaaacggtACTAACCAGGTTTCTGTGCCGGTGTGTGGGACAGGTATTCTGTTAAaagagaaacaaaacaaaaagcatgccaaattaattaaaccacAACCAAAAATAATGGGTAGATATACAGCTAGTCTGGGCAATAACCCTTCTAATTGCTCGTTTCATGTGAACCAAAACTGGTCGATTGTGAACAAACATAAACGGGTACTATTGTAAGTAAAATAAGGTAATTTATTGGGTTGTCCGCAAAatcattgtaaattaaatacaatttttttcactaaaaattacgactttaataaattatgtattgtCGTTTCTGTTCAATAACATTTCTCCATCTTTGAGGCAATTTTATGTTACCGAGCTCATAAAAATCAGATtctttttcggaaaaaaaactgacTCAAGTACGTTTTTTACATCTTCATCAATTGCGaaagttttttccattaaggGTATTTTGCAGCGGACTGAACAGTCCGATGTTGCCAGGCCTGGGGAATAGGATGGATGTGGTATAACGTCTCATCCCAGTTGTAACAATTTTTGGCCTGTGGTCAAACTTGTGTGTGATTTAGCATTATCTTCTTGAAATACAACACCTTTACGAGTTATCAATCCTGGGCGCTTTTTCTTAAACAATTGTTCAGTTAACAAAATATGtcgaaaatattcattattgctttccatttttgaatcagaagcaaataaattattctaataACGATTTAAGGCAGTTAAACTTATTTAGTGGAGAAATGCGCAATGACTTTATAGACAAAGTATAGGAATCcccaaaaatttgaaatttgggtCATAAGATGGTCTGAACATCATCAATATCATTGCAAGAAAACTAACTTTTGCTctcttctaattttttctatgcaaattggtaataaaaaccaaacaaCTTAAACACGAATAACTAAAAACAGATCCTTACCTAAGGACACTTTCGGCAATTGAGGTTTGATCTCAGCAGGCTTTAGTTTCGTAGCCAAAGGCGTCTGAGGCCCATTAACTAACACTGTTGCTAGATACACTAGCAGTTTCTGAGCTCTGTTTTTAGCTGGGGCCATTTTGAAAAGCTGCGGGTTTTCGTCAATGAAGTATGTATCTACGGAACCGTTCACGAACTTTTGATTGCTGATTACGTTAACTAGGAAGGGGATATTGGTTTTGACCCCTCTAACACGGAATTCTCGAAGAGCCCTTGAATAATCGTTGGTTTTTCTGAGTATTCAAAGAGATTATTCAGTATTACCTGTCCATTTTGGCACAAGCACTGGGCAAATCGTGTGAATGCGCAATGACCTTGACTAAAAGAGAGTCATAGTAGGGCGAGATGATGGCGCCTGCAAAACCAGAAGCCCCATCCAGACGGATTCCCATTCCTTCTCCAGATCGATATACTTCGATTCTTCCAGTGTCTGGCTGGAAGTTTTTAGCTGGGTCTTCTGTGGTCACTCTACATTGAATTGCGAAGcccttaaaaactttaaatcatTGCAAGAACTTTGAATTACATTACACTCACGTTAGGTTTGATGTTCTCCTGTTTAATTCCCAATTCTGGCAAGGTGAGTCCTTCGGCTATTCTAATTTGGCTTTGAACTAAATCGATTCCGGTGATCTCTTCTGTTACTGTGTGTTCCACCTAAAggttttgaataaaaaaagtaagattttaatttcagaactTACCTGCAATCTTGCGTTGACTTCAATGAAGTAAAAATTCCCATTAGGGTCACATAAAAATTCCACAGTGCCCGCGTTTTCATATCCCACATGTTTAGCTAATTTCACAGCCATATTAGTCATAGCATCTCGAATTGCAGGATCTAAATGATG includes:
- the PCB gene encoding pyruvate carboxylase, mitochondrial isoform X1, producing the protein MLIRLVARNSRLPSSSTFNLASKCRNYSTEYKPIRSVLVANRGEIAVRVFRACNELGIKSVAIYSKEDRGHVHRLKADESYLVGEGLAPVEAYLNIPEIVKICKDHGVDAVHPGYGFLSERADFAQAVLDAGLRFIGPSPKVVHQMGDKVAAREAAITAGVPIVPGTDGPVHCLEEATDFCAKHGLPVIFKAAYGGGGRGMRVVTSMDKLEENYKRASSEALAAFGNGALFIERFIERPRHIEVQLLGDKAGNVVHLYERDCSVQRRHQKVVEMAPAHHLDPAIRDAMTNMAVKLAKHVGYENAGTVEFLCDPNGNFYFIEVNARLQVEHTVTEEITGIDLVQSQIRIAEGLTLPELGIKQENIKPNGFAIQCRVTTEDPAKNFQPDTGRIEVYRSGEGMGIRLDGASGFAGAIISPYYDSLLVKVIAHSHDLPSACAKMDRALREFRVRGVKTNIPFLVNVISNQKFVNGSVDTYFIDENPQLFKMAPAKNRAQKLLVYLATVLVNGPQTPLATKLKPAEIKPQLPKVSLEYLSHTPAQKPDVHPRKGFRQIYKEQGPEAFAKAVRNHKGLLLMDTTFRDAHQSLLATRVRSHDLLRIAPYVAHNFSNLYAMENWGGATFDVALRFLHECPWERLEEMRKRIPNIPFQMLLRGANAVGYTNYPDNVVYKFCELAVQTGMDIFRVFDSLNYLPNLILGMEAAGKAGGIVEAAISYSGDVSNPNKKKYDLKYYVNLADELVKAGTHVLSIKDMAGLLKPKAATLLIKALRDKHPDIPIHIHTHDTSGAGVASMLACAEAGADVVDVAVDAMSGMTSQPSMGAIVASLQGTPLDTNLQLPHISEYSAYWEQTRTLYAPFECTTTMKSGNADVYSNEIPGGQYTNLQFQAYSLGLGDFFEDVKKAYAHANELLGDIIKVTPSSKVVGDLAQFMVQNKLQSQDVLDKAEELSFPKSVVEFLQGAIGQPYGGFPEPFRSKVLRDMPRIEGRPGASLPPLDFKKLQEELQEIFPNVTERDVMSAALYPQVTKDYLAFVDTYGPVDKLDTRIFLTGPKVGEEFECTIDKGKTLGVKTLAMAEDLTENGDREVFFELNGTLRSVFIKDKEGTKDKVFHPKADKTDRSHVGAPMPGTVIDIRAKVGEKIEKGHPVVILSAMKMETVVQSPVAGIVKEVSITMGQSIEAEDLLLIVE
- the PCB gene encoding pyruvate carboxylase, mitochondrial isoform X2, translated to MLIRLVARNSRLPSSSTFNLASKCRNYSTEYKPIRSVLVANRGEIAVRVFRACNELGIKSVAIYSKEDRGHVHRLKADESYLVGEGLAPVEAYLNIPEIVKICKDHGVDAVHPGYGFLSERADFAQAVLDAGLRFIGPSPKVVHQMGDKVAAREAAITAGVPIVPGTDGPVHCLEEATDFCAKHGLPVIFKAAYGGGGRGMRVVTSMDKLEENYKRASSEALAAFGNGALFIERFIERPRHIEVQLLGDKAGNVVHLYERDCSVQRRHQKVVEMAPAHHLDPAIRDAMTNMAVKLAKHVGYENAGTVEFLCDPNGNFYFIEVNARLQVEHTVTEEITGIDLVQSQIRIAEGLTLPELGIKQENIKPNGFAIQCRVTTEDPAKNFQPDTGRIEVYRSGEGMGIRLDGASGFAGAIISPYYDSLLVKVIAHSHDLPSACAKMDRALREFRVRGVKTNIPFLVNVISNQKFVNGSVDTYFIDENPQLFKMAPAKNRAQKLLVYLATVLVNGPQTPLATKLKPAEIKPQLPKVSLDVHPRKGFRQIYKEQGPEAFAKAVRNHKGLLLMDTTFRDAHQSLLATRVRSHDLLRIAPYVAHNFSNLYAMENWGGATFDVALRFLHECPWERLEEMRKRIPNIPFQMLLRGANAVGYTNYPDNVVYKFCELAVQTGMDIFRVFDSLNYLPNLILGMEAAGKAGGIVEAAISYSGDVSNPNKKKYDLKYYVNLADELVKAGTHVLSIKDMAGLLKPKAATLLIKALRDKHPDIPIHIHTHDTSGAGVASMLACAEAGADVVDVAVDAMSGMTSQPSMGAIVASLQGTPLDTNLQLPHISEYSAYWEQTRTLYAPFECTTTMKSGNADVYSNEIPGGQYTNLQFQAYSLGLGDFFEDVKKAYAHANELLGDIIKVTPSSKVVGDLAQFMVQNKLQSQDVLDKAEELSFPKSVVEFLQGAIGQPYGGFPEPFRSKVLRDMPRIEGRPGASLPPLDFKKLQEELQEIFPNVTERDVMSAALYPQVTKDYLAFVDTYGPVDKLDTRIFLTGPKVGEEFECTIDKGKTLGVKTLAMAEDLTENGDREVFFELNGTLRSVFIKDKEGTKDKVFHPKADKTDRSHVGAPMPGTVIDIRAKVGEKIEKGHPVVILSAMKMETVVQSPVAGIVKEVSITMGQSIEAEDLLLIVE